TCAGCACGGGGTACTTTTTAGCGGGATCGAAGTTAACCGGCTTAATCATCCAGCCATTTAGGGTAACACCCTCGGGAGTTACAAAGGTAAAGAACTCCTTGGGGGTGATATTGTACTCGGTGACCTTTTGCGCTAGTGCAGCGTTATCCTCCAAGGTTCGAATTTGCTTACCGGTTGCCTGATGCAGCGTGATAAGCATTGGGGTGGTAGTGCTGTTGAAGAAGCTGATGTAGTACTTAAAGCCTGTGCTAAATACAGCCTTATTGGTTCCTGCATTGGTCGAGAGCATACGGCTTTCGCCGCTCTTAAGGTTGGCCACGTAGAGCTCGCGCTGCATGGGCGATTTGGCAGCGGCAATGTAGTAAGCCAACCCGTTCTTCTGGTCAACACCTATAAAGTCGGTTACATCCCAGCTGCCCTTGGTGATCTGCTTTACCTGTTTCCCGTTCATATCGAAAAGGTAGAGGTGGTTAAAGCCATCCTTTTCGCTGTTGATGATGAACTGGGTGCCGTTGTCGAGAAAGGTGAGGTAGCTGTCGGTTACCTCGGAGATGTACCTATCGTTCTTCTCGGAGTAGAGCGTGGTGGTGGTGCCGTCGGCGGAGCTGCCAACGAGGATGTCGAGCTGGTTTTGGAGGCGGTTAAGGCGTACCATGGCGAGCTTTGCGGGGTTCTTGGTCCATCGGATACGGGCAATGTACTGGTTATCCTCGTTGCCGACGTTCATCTTGGTGGATTTGGCCGCCGCTAGATTGTAGCAGTAGATGGAGACAACTGAGTTCTGCTCGCCAGCTTTGGGGTACTTGTAGCTGTAGTTGTCGGGGTAGAGCTTACCCTCGAACTTGGTCATGTTGAAGAGCTTTACGCGCGACTCGTCGAAGCGGTAGTAGGCGATGGTTTTGCTGTCGGGCGACCACTCGAAGGCCTTGGGGAAGCCGAACTCCTCCTCGTACACCCAATCGGTAGAGCCGTTGATGATGCTGTTGAACTTTCCATCGGTGGTTACCTGTACCTCCTTGCCGGTGGCTAGATCGACGTAAAAAATATTGTTGGAGCGGACGAAGGCTACCTTGGCGCCATCGGGCGAGAAGGTGGCGTAGCTCTGCTTGCCGCTTGCCGAAAGCGGCTTGATCTCCTTGGTAGTCCTATTGAAGATGTAGTAGCTGGCGGTAAACGATCGACGGTAGATGGGGGCGCTGTCGGTGAGCAGGAGCACCTGCTTTTCGTCGGCGCTGAACTCGTAGTCGGAAACCGATTTCAGCCCAAACTTCTGCAGCTGCGCTGCCGTAAGAATGGTATCAACCGCCCTGCCGGTTTTGTAGCTGTACTCGACGATGTCGCTCCCGCTAAAGGCGGTATAGTTAACGCCATCGTTCATTGAGCTGATGCCCGAGACCGATTTCGCCCTGAATGTTCCCTTATCCATGAGGTCGGAGATGGTGATCTCCTTCTTTTGAGCCAACGATGGTATGCCTACGAGTAGTAAAGCAGCCAGCCCAAGGGCTAATCTCCCCTTCTGCATTTCGTTTTTTATTTAGTAAGTATTTACGGACACTGAAGCGCCAAAAGTATGCAACTACGGGCAAAGCGCCAATTAATATAGACACCCAAATTCCCTAAAACTGGCAGCTCGTAAAAGATTATCTTTAGCCAATCAAATACGATACGCTATGAACGATACGGCACCGGCATACCAGCGCCTAATGGACGAGCTGGTAAACCTTCAGGATCCATCGACCCAAAAGGTGGTTCAGTACTTCTTTAAAACCGAGCAGGGGCAGTATGGCGAGGGGGATAAGTTTTTGGGGATTAAGGTGCCGGTGGTGAGGGCTACCATTAAGCCGTACCTACACGAGGTAGCGCCTATAGAGGTTGAGCACCTGTTGCACTCGGAGTACCACGAGGTGCGGATGGCAGGGCTGCTGGTTTGGGTTAACCAGTACAAGAAGCTGAAGGATGAGGCTGCCCGTAGGGAGATCGTTGACCTCTACCTTAGGAATACGCGATACGTGAACAACTGGGACTTGGTGGACCTGAGCTGCGAGTTCATCGTTGGCGAGTACCTGCTGGATAAGCCCGCCGATTGGCTCTTCGCCCTGGCAAAGTCGGAGAACCTGTGGGAGCAGCGCATCGCCATTGTCTCGACGCTGACCTTTATCCGGAAGGGGCGCTACGGGGATACGCTGGCCCTGTGCGAGGGTTTCCTAGACCACCAGCACGACCTGATTCATAAGGCCTCGGGATGGTGCCTGCGCGAGATCGGAAAGCGCGACGAGGCTGTTCTTAGAGAGTTCCTCGAAGCGCATGCGCACGCTATGCCCCGCACCATGCTGCGCTACAGCATCGAAAAGATGAACGAGCAGGATAGGAAGTACTTCATGGAGGCTAGGGCAAGAAGCGGCAGGTAAGGAATTGCTAGCCCTGCGGGAATAGCGCTAAGCGTGGAAGCCTTTGTGCTAAGCGCAGGAGCGTATGTGTAATCCGCAGGAGCGATTGTGTAACTCGCAGGTGCGATTGTGTAAGCCGCAGGTCTGAATGTGTAACTCGCAGGTGCAATTGTGCAAGTCGCAGGTGTGATTGTGTAAGCCGCAGGTGTAATTGTGTAAAGCAACGGAGCGATTGTGTAGAGCGACGGAGCCAATGTGTAAGCCGCAGGTGCCAGTGTGTAAATCGCAGGTGCGAGTATGCTGAATCGGCAAGCCATAGCGGGAGTTGAGGTGATAATGGTAAACGGATACGGGGCAATCGTGAAATTTTTTGCAAAAAAAACGCCCTTCGTTTTTGCAAAAATTAAAAAAAGCCGTACTATTGCACCACTAACAAGCAAGTTCTTTAACAAAAAGATATTCCTCAGCATCTATATGCTTAACATGTAGCTATTTTTTAGCGAGGTGTTGAGTCTGTTGATTTGGGTTTGGTTGAGACAGGAGTAGAATTCTGTCACCGTTGCTCCACTTAATTTCGGCATTGCGCCGGCTAACGTAAGCCAAGAGCTGAGTGAGGTTTACGTGCGGTTTTTGCGAAATAACCTACTAGTGGGGCATACAAAAAATAAAAGGTCGATTGTTGCAATCGGCCTTTTTTTTGGCTCTATACCAAATGGGATGGGGCTGTAGAATCTGGGGCTGCGGCTTGCTAGAGAGCGCGCTCAGCCACTTCGAGGCAGCCTATCTCCCCGCCCCTTCGTTCCGATCCTTGCTGCTACTTGGCTTAACATCGTCGTTGCTAATTCCGCGCTGGGCTTTCTTAACGGCTTGCCCCATCTTGCCGAAGCGGTAGCTGATTGCAAGCTGAAGCACCCGTGCCTCCCGTCGGTTTTCGCTAACGGAGGAGAAGGTGGCTCCTTCGGCATATCTCCTAGAGGTGTAATATCTCTTGAAAGGATTTTGCACGGAGATGGCTGCGTTGAACTTTCGATCAAGGAAGTCCCTGCTAAGGGTGAACCCGTGATAGGTGTAGGATGACCATCTGGCTTGGAGCTCCATCGATCCATTTCCATACTCTCCGAAGCCCGAAAGGGTA
This window of the uncultured Acetobacteroides sp. genome carries:
- a CDS encoding DNA alkylation repair protein; translated protein: MNDTAPAYQRLMDELVNLQDPSTQKVVQYFFKTEQGQYGEGDKFLGIKVPVVRATIKPYLHEVAPIEVEHLLHSEYHEVRMAGLLVWVNQYKKLKDEAARREIVDLYLRNTRYVNNWDLVDLSCEFIVGEYLLDKPADWLFALAKSENLWEQRIAIVSTLTFIRKGRYGDTLALCEGFLDHQHDLIHKASGWCLREIGKRDEAVLREFLEAHAHAMPRTMLRYSIEKMNEQDRKYFMEARARSGR
- a CDS encoding S9 family peptidase, with protein sequence MQKGRLALGLAALLLVGIPSLAQKKEITISDLMDKGTFRAKSVSGISSMNDGVNYTAFSGSDIVEYSYKTGRAVDTILTAAQLQKFGLKSVSDYEFSADEKQVLLLTDSAPIYRRSFTASYYIFNRTTKEIKPLSASGKQSYATFSPDGAKVAFVRSNNIFYVDLATGKEVQVTTDGKFNSIINGSTDWVYEEEFGFPKAFEWSPDSKTIAYYRFDESRVKLFNMTKFEGKLYPDNYSYKYPKAGEQNSVVSIYCYNLAAAKSTKMNVGNEDNQYIARIRWTKNPAKLAMVRLNRLQNQLDILVGSSADGTTTTLYSEKNDRYISEVTDSYLTFLDNGTQFIINSEKDGFNHLYLFDMNGKQVKQITKGSWDVTDFIGVDQKNGLAYYIAAAKSPMQRELYVANLKSGESRMLSTNAGTNKAVFSTGFKYYISFFNSTTTPMLITLHQATGKQIRTLEDNAALAQKVTEYNITPKEFFTFVTPEGVTLNGWMIKPVNFDPAKKYPVLMTQYSGPNSQEVLDRWGLGWENVLAQKGYLVVCVDGRGTGARGEAFRKQTYGQLGKLEVIDQISTAKYVGSLSYVDKSRIGIWGWSFGGFMSLNAILQGADIFKMAIAVAPVTNWRFYDSVYTERFNGLPNDNPSGYDDNSPINHADKLKGKLLIVHGTADDNVHIQNSFEFVSKLIQANKQYDMMVYPDKNHSIYGGKTRLQLYTKFLNYVETNL